The proteins below are encoded in one region of Labilibaculum sp. DW002:
- a CDS encoding response regulator transcription factor has translation MEQVKILLAEDDANLGLLLKEYLVAKGYDTTLCEDGDKAYDEFLKNPYDLCIFDIMMPHRDGFTLAKDIRLINSEIPIIFLTAKSMKEDVLEGFKLGADDYMTKPFSMEELLVRIEAVLRRTSGVKNENTQEEFKLGRFLFDSKKQFLQDGDVTTKLTTKESELLKLLCNNVNKVLERNLALRTIWSDDNYFNARSMDVYITKLRKHLKPEPGIEIINVHGKGYKLIM, from the coding sequence ATGGAACAAGTAAAGATTTTACTAGCAGAAGATGACGCTAATCTTGGACTTTTATTAAAAGAATATTTGGTAGCCAAGGGTTATGATACCACTCTTTGTGAGGATGGTGATAAAGCTTATGATGAGTTTTTGAAAAATCCATATGATCTGTGCATTTTTGATATCATGATGCCACATAGAGATGGTTTTACACTAGCCAAAGATATTCGTTTGATCAACAGCGAGATTCCTATTATCTTTTTAACTGCAAAGTCAATGAAGGAAGATGTATTGGAAGGCTTTAAATTGGGTGCAGATGATTATATGACCAAACCATTTAGTATGGAAGAGTTATTGGTACGAATTGAGGCTGTGCTAAGAAGAACTTCCGGAGTGAAAAATGAGAATACTCAGGAAGAATTTAAGTTGGGTCGCTTTTTGTTTGATTCTAAAAAGCAGTTTCTTCAAGATGGTGACGTTACAACTAAACTAACTACAAAAGAATCGGAGTTGTTAAAGCTTCTTTGTAATAATGTAAATAAAGTTTTGGAGCGTAATTTAGCTTTAAGAACGATTTGGTCGGATGATAATTATTTTAACGCTCGTAGTATGGATGTGTATATTACCAAGCTTAGAAAGCATCTTAAGCCTGAACCAGGGATTGAAATTATTAATGTTCATGGTAAAGGATATAAGTTGATCATGTAA
- the rnc gene encoding ribonuclease III has protein sequence MIKSIIQSIKLRFLPKREFYGLSFDLLGFTPIKHDLYQLALVHKSASIPCKDGVPMNNERLEYLGDAILGSIIADILYKYFPNKSEGFLTQIRSKIVSRESLNKLALTIGLDKQVMSNVNLNNNKHIYGDAFEALIGAIYLDQGYTITKTFIEDKIFRNYINIEEVVTVETNFKSKLIEWAQKNKKDIVFDTHEGGVDKVLRLPLFTSDVEVEEVKMGSGKGTSKKEAQQKAAQEALMRIRQKEMAS, from the coding sequence GTGATTAAGTCTATTATTCAATCCATAAAACTTCGTTTCTTACCTAAGAGGGAGTTTTATGGATTGTCTTTTGATCTTTTGGGTTTTACACCCATCAAACACGATTTGTACCAACTTGCGTTAGTACATAAATCAGCATCTATCCCTTGTAAGGATGGAGTTCCTATGAATAATGAGCGTCTTGAATACCTTGGAGATGCAATCTTAGGATCTATTATTGCTGACATTCTATACAAATACTTTCCCAACAAGAGTGAGGGTTTTCTTACTCAGATTCGATCAAAAATTGTTAGCCGTGAATCTTTAAATAAATTGGCTCTTACAATTGGCTTGGATAAACAGGTGATGTCAAATGTAAACCTGAATAACAATAAGCATATTTATGGTGATGCATTCGAAGCTTTAATTGGAGCTATTTATCTGGATCAGGGATATACTATAACAAAAACCTTTATCGAGGATAAAATCTTTCGCAACTACATAAACATTGAAGAGGTGGTTACTGTAGAAACAAATTTTAAGAGTAAACTTATTGAATGGGCTCAAAAGAATAAGAAAGATATTGTTTTTGATACCCACGAAGGAGGTGTAGACAAAGTCTTGCGTTTGCCTTTGTTTACTTCAGATGTTGAGGTAGAGGAAGTGAAAATGGGAAGCGGAAAAGGAACTTCGAAAAAGGAAGCTCAGCAGAAGGCTGCACAAGAAGCGCTAATGCGCATTCGCCAAAAAGAAATGGCATCCTAA
- a CDS encoding CoA transferase subunit A produces the protein MNKIISFEEAVAKVKDGMTIMIGGFLTVGTANKIVDGIVESNVKNLTIVCNDTAFADKGLGKLIANKQVDKVITSYIGANTASIEQMNNGELIVEFSPQGTLAERVRAGGAGLGGVLTPTGLGTVVAEGKDIITVDGKEFILEKPLRADVSLIGASMSDTHGNLTYRGTSQNFNPLMATAADIVIVEAQQMVEAGSLKPEEIKTPHIFVDFIVNN, from the coding sequence ATGAACAAGATAATTTCATTTGAAGAGGCTGTTGCCAAGGTTAAAGATGGTATGACTATCATGATTGGTGGCTTTTTAACGGTTGGAACTGCCAATAAAATAGTTGATGGTATTGTTGAATCGAATGTTAAAAATTTAACAATTGTTTGTAACGATACAGCATTTGCCGATAAGGGTTTAGGTAAATTGATTGCAAATAAGCAAGTTGATAAGGTTATCACTTCATACATTGGAGCTAATACTGCTTCAATTGAGCAAATGAATAATGGTGAATTAATTGTTGAGTTTAGTCCTCAGGGAACTTTAGCTGAACGTGTGCGTGCTGGCGGAGCTGGTTTAGGCGGTGTTTTAACACCAACTGGCCTTGGAACTGTTGTTGCAGAAGGAAAAGACATCATTACTGTTGATGGAAAAGAGTTTATTCTTGAAAAACCACTTCGTGCTGATGTTTCTTTAATTGGAGCAAGCATGAGTGATACCCATGGTAATCTAACTTACCGCGGAACGTCTCAAAATTTCAATCCATTGATGGCTACTGCTGCTGATATTGTCATTGTAGAGGCTCAACAAATGGTGGAGGCTGGAAGCTTAAAGCCAGAAGAGATCAAAACGCCTCATATTTTCGTAGATTTTATTGTAAACAACTAA
- a CDS encoding sensor histidine kinase, translating to MNQKYIWLVTIVLCISLSGLILVQINFFKKASEIQEEQFALTVSKALDQVVNKLKVDDMTKGGYNYNNSFSNNKPSKNISVSSSVLNINIPMNPNLHEKATLSVSTGSSHSVIAEAEFNSKGLSGLSKAAEKLQNQFNKGLNGGSYQVGQIVNQMARSNLALSERINMNDLKKVIEQKLTDNGIKLKFEYAIRSNSRYVKNSVNYFTNPSFDKYSKQLFPDDLSLNSNHLYIYFPGQQKFMVQSYFMLLPAFILTLVLILSSAFTIFIIFRQKRLSKIKNDFINNMTHEFKTPISTISLASQMLKDNTVTTTASTVDHIAKIINDESRRLSYQVEKVLQMAVFNEVRMKLKLKATNVHKIIQVLLPNFTIRVEDRKGNMYQNIDAEHDLVMADEVHLSNVISNLLDNAIKYCKDAPEISITTRNKNKGIVISITDNGIGITKEDQKMIFERFFRVHTGNVHDVKGFGLGLSYVKKITDAHNGQVTVDSIPDKGSKFEIYLPLKK from the coding sequence ATGAATCAAAAATATATTTGGCTTGTAACAATTGTGCTTTGTATTTCCCTGTCAGGACTCATCCTAGTTCAGATTAATTTCTTTAAAAAAGCATCTGAGATTCAAGAGGAACAATTTGCCTTAACGGTAAGTAAAGCTTTGGATCAGGTTGTGAATAAGCTCAAAGTAGATGACATGACAAAAGGGGGATATAATTATAATAATAGTTTCTCTAATAATAAGCCATCGAAAAATATAAGTGTATCAAGTTCAGTGCTGAACATTAATATTCCAATGAACCCTAACTTGCACGAAAAAGCAACGCTTAGTGTTTCTACTGGAAGTTCTCATTCGGTTATTGCTGAGGCAGAGTTTAATTCAAAAGGGTTGAGCGGTTTGTCTAAAGCAGCTGAAAAATTACAAAACCAATTTAATAAAGGACTAAATGGAGGTTCTTATCAGGTAGGGCAGATTGTGAATCAAATGGCACGCTCTAATTTAGCTTTGTCCGAAAGGATAAATATGAATGACTTAAAGAAGGTAATTGAGCAGAAGTTGACGGATAACGGAATTAAGTTGAAGTTTGAATATGCAATAAGATCAAATAGCAGGTATGTTAAAAATTCTGTAAACTATTTTACAAACCCTTCTTTTGATAAATATAGCAAGCAATTATTTCCTGATGATTTGAGTTTAAATTCTAATCATTTGTATATTTATTTTCCAGGGCAACAGAAATTTATGGTGCAATCCTATTTTATGCTTTTGCCGGCTTTCATTTTAACTTTGGTACTTATTCTTTCTAGTGCATTTACAATCTTTATTATTTTTCGACAAAAGAGGTTGTCGAAAATTAAGAATGATTTTATTAATAATATGACCCATGAGTTTAAAACGCCAATATCTACTATTTCATTGGCTTCTCAAATGTTAAAAGACAATACGGTAACAACTACAGCATCTACTGTAGATCATATTGCAAAAATTATTAATGATGAAAGCCGACGTTTGAGTTATCAAGTTGAAAAAGTCTTACAAATGGCAGTGTTCAACGAAGTAAGGATGAAACTAAAATTGAAGGCTACTAATGTTCATAAGATTATTCAGGTTTTATTGCCTAACTTTACGATAAGGGTTGAGGATCGAAAGGGTAATATGTACCAAAATATTGATGCTGAACATGATTTAGTTATGGCAGATGAAGTTCATTTAAGTAATGTGATTTCAAATTTGCTAGATAATGCAATTAAATATTGTAAGGATGCTCCCGAAATTAGTATCACTACAAGAAATAAAAATAAAGGTATTGTGATCTCAATTACGGATAATGGTATCGGAATAACAAAAGAAGATCAGAAAATGATATTTGAACGTTTCTTTAGAGTTCATACAGGAAATGTTCATGATGTTAAAGGATTTGGATTGGGATTGTCCTATGTTAAAAAAATTACTGATGCTCATAATGGTCAGGTAACTGTTGATAGCATTCCCGATAAAGGATCTAAATTTGAAATTTATCTTCCCTTAAAAAAATAG
- a CDS encoding zinc metallopeptidase, with protein sequence MSGIWIIFIAFTLLSWLVSSQLKSRFKRYSQLPTANGMTGREVVEQMLRDHGINGVRIGSVGGKLSDHYNPTDKTINLSQDVYYGKSIAAAAVAAHETGHAIQHAQAYSWLQMRSALVPVVSFSSKWVQWVLLAGIVMVNSFPQLLLAGIVLFAGTTLFSIITLPVEVDASRRALVWLKTSGITTQETQKSAYDALKWAAYTYFVAALSSLATLLYYVMLYMGRRD encoded by the coding sequence ATGAGCGGAATTTGGATCATATTTATTGCATTCACTTTACTAAGTTGGTTGGTGAGTAGTCAATTAAAATCGAGGTTTAAGAGGTATTCGCAACTTCCTACGGCTAATGGAATGACAGGTCGTGAGGTTGTTGAGCAAATGCTACGAGATCATGGTATCAATGGAGTAAGAATTGGTTCTGTTGGAGGTAAGCTTTCAGATCATTACAATCCGACAGATAAAACCATTAATCTCAGTCAGGATGTTTATTACGGTAAAAGCATTGCTGCAGCGGCCGTAGCTGCGCACGAAACTGGACATGCAATTCAACATGCACAGGCATATTCTTGGTTGCAGATGCGCTCTGCTCTGGTCCCTGTTGTTAGCTTTAGTTCCAAGTGGGTGCAATGGGTTCTTTTAGCCGGAATTGTCATGGTAAATAGCTTTCCACAATTGCTTTTGGCTGGTATCGTGTTGTTTGCAGGAACTACCTTGTTTAGTATTATAACTTTACCTGTAGAGGTAGATGCTAGTAGACGTGCCCTTGTGTGGCTAAAAACATCGGGTATCACAACGCAAGAAACTCAAAAGAGTGCTTACGATGCTTTGAAATGGGCAGCATACACCTACTTTGTTGCGGCTCTTTCGTCTTTGGCTACCTTACTTTATTATGTGATGCTTTACATGGGAAGGCGAGATTAA
- a CDS encoding 1-acyl-sn-glycerol-3-phosphate acyltransferase translates to MFTDSDFDAIRPYNDTEVVEIIGRLIKEEAFIRFAQQLFPGFSKEMIVKSLGGVNTVKEFQSNFTVRLAQHIIDHTTKGITIDGLDNLDPKESYLFISDHRDIILDSALLNVMLHNNGFETTEIAIGSNLLIQPWISDLVKLNKSFVVQRNVSVREMLTSSKQLSSYIQYALNTKKASIWIAQREGRTKDGDDRTQQSLLKMLQMDSGECSFSEYFKNLRIVPVAISYEYEPCDAMKTIELYKKETDPAFKKTPKDDLRSMIRGMVNEKGRVNFVIGKPISEMLDVIEKMEDSRDKYKALADLIDYRIHKNYKLWPDNYIAFDIVNNTKEFGHKYTEEEKDLFLKHMEKKISSEEGDMDRLSQIFLEIYANPVKNRLELTKPDFIPEK, encoded by the coding sequence ATGTTCACCGACTCAGATTTTGATGCCATTCGCCCCTATAACGACACTGAAGTAGTAGAAATTATTGGGCGTTTAATAAAAGAAGAAGCTTTTATTCGTTTCGCCCAACAGTTATTCCCAGGATTTTCGAAAGAAATGATTGTGAAATCTCTAGGAGGTGTTAATACAGTAAAAGAATTTCAGAGCAACTTCACTGTTCGACTGGCACAACATATTATCGACCATACTACCAAGGGAATTACCATTGATGGTTTGGACAATTTAGATCCAAAAGAAAGCTATTTATTTATCTCAGATCATCGAGATATTATTTTAGATTCGGCACTACTAAACGTAATGCTTCATAACAATGGATTTGAAACGACAGAGATTGCAATTGGTAGTAATCTTTTAATTCAACCCTGGATTTCAGATTTAGTAAAACTGAACAAAAGCTTTGTTGTGCAAAGAAATGTTTCAGTTCGCGAAATGCTAACTAGCTCCAAGCAACTATCTTCATATATCCAATACGCGTTGAATACTAAAAAAGCATCAATTTGGATTGCTCAAAGAGAAGGGCGAACCAAGGATGGTGACGACAGAACTCAGCAGAGCTTGTTGAAGATGCTACAAATGGATAGTGGAGAATGTTCTTTTTCAGAATATTTTAAAAACTTGCGCATTGTTCCTGTAGCAATTTCGTACGAATACGAACCGTGCGATGCAATGAAAACAATTGAGCTTTATAAAAAAGAAACTGATCCTGCTTTCAAAAAGACTCCAAAAGATGATTTGCGAAGCATGATTAGAGGAATGGTAAATGAAAAAGGACGTGTAAACTTTGTCATTGGAAAGCCTATCTCTGAAATGTTAGATGTGATTGAAAAAATGGAAGATAGCAGAGATAAATACAAAGCTCTTGCGGATTTAATCGATTACAGAATTCACAAAAACTACAAACTGTGGCCAGATAATTACATTGCCTTTGACATTGTAAATAACACGAAAGAATTTGGACACAAATACACCGAAGAAGAAAAGGATCTTTTCTTAAAGCACATGGAGAAGAAAATTAGCTCTGAAGAAGGTGATATGGATCGATTAAGCCAAATATTCCTGGAGATCTATGCAAATCCTGTAAAAAACAGACTAGAACTTACAAAACCGGATTTTATACCGGAGAAATAA
- a CDS encoding acyl carrier protein: MSDIASRVKAIIVDKLGVDETEVAVEASFTNDLGADSLDTVELIMEFEKEFNIAIPDDQAENIGTVGAAISYIEENAK, translated from the coding sequence ATGTCTGATATTGCATCTAGAGTAAAAGCAATCATTGTTGACAAATTGGGTGTTGATGAAACAGAAGTTGCTGTTGAAGCTAGCTTCACTAATGACCTAGGAGCTGATTCATTGGATACAGTTGAGTTAATCATGGAATTCGAAAAGGAATTTAACATTGCTATTCCAGACGATCAAGCTGAGAACATCGGGACTGTAGGTGCCGCAATTTCTTATATCGAAGAAAACGCTAAGTAA
- the fabF gene encoding beta-ketoacyl-ACP synthase II — MELRRVVVTGLGTINPIGNNIAEYWESLKNGKSGSDKIQQFDASKFKTQFACEVKNFDPKAHFDRKEVRKLDLYTQYALIAVKEAIGDAGFDLEAEDLTRAGVIWGSGIGGIKTFLDEVTGYANGDGTPRFSPFFIPKMISDIAAGHISMRYGFQGPNYGTVSACASSTHAMIDAMNYIRLGKADIFISGGSEASINEAGLGGFNSMQALSTNNEEYTQASRPFCKTRDGFVMGEGAGALILEEYEHAKTRGAKIYAEVVGGGMSGDAYHLTATHPEGRGAINAMKMAISDANMQPDELDYINVHGTSTPVGDIPELRAVKTVLGEHAYKVNISSTKSMTGHLLGAAGSVEAIASILAIKNSTVPPTINHREQDPEIDEKLNLTLHTAQERPIRAALSNTFGFGGHNASVIFKSFTE, encoded by the coding sequence ATGGAACTTAGAAGAGTAGTAGTAACTGGTCTTGGAACCATTAACCCAATCGGTAATAATATTGCTGAATATTGGGAAAGTTTGAAGAATGGAAAGAGCGGATCTGATAAGATTCAGCAATTCGATGCTTCAAAATTCAAGACTCAGTTCGCTTGCGAGGTTAAAAACTTCGATCCAAAAGCGCATTTCGATCGCAAAGAAGTTCGTAAACTCGATCTTTATACGCAGTATGCTTTAATTGCTGTTAAAGAAGCAATTGGGGATGCGGGTTTCGATTTGGAGGCCGAAGATTTAACAAGAGCCGGAGTAATTTGGGGTTCTGGAATTGGCGGTATTAAGACTTTCTTAGATGAAGTTACAGGATATGCAAACGGGGACGGAACTCCTCGTTTCTCTCCTTTCTTTATTCCTAAGATGATTTCTGATATTGCTGCCGGTCATATTTCTATGAGATATGGTTTCCAGGGACCGAACTACGGTACAGTTTCTGCATGTGCTTCTTCCACTCACGCTATGATTGACGCAATGAACTATATCCGTTTGGGTAAAGCTGATATTTTTATATCAGGTGGTTCAGAAGCTTCTATCAATGAAGCGGGATTAGGAGGATTTAACTCAATGCAGGCCCTTTCAACTAACAACGAAGAATACACTCAAGCATCTCGTCCATTTTGTAAAACCCGTGATGGTTTTGTAATGGGAGAAGGAGCTGGTGCTCTTATTCTTGAAGAATATGAACACGCTAAAACTCGTGGTGCGAAGATTTATGCAGAAGTTGTTGGTGGCGGGATGTCTGGTGATGCTTATCACTTGACAGCGACACATCCAGAAGGACGCGGTGCTATTAACGCTATGAAAATGGCTATTAGCGACGCTAATATGCAACCTGATGAACTAGACTACATCAACGTTCACGGAACATCTACTCCTGTAGGAGATATTCCTGAATTGAGAGCAGTTAAGACTGTTTTAGGTGAGCATGCATACAAAGTGAACATTAGTTCCACAAAATCAATGACAGGTCACCTCTTGGGAGCTGCCGGTTCAGTTGAAGCTATCGCTAGTATTCTAGCAATTAAAAACTCTACTGTACCGCCAACTATCAATCACAGAGAACAGGATCCTGAGATTGATGAGAAATTAAACCTTACTCTACACACTGCTCAAGAGCGCCCTATCAGAGCTGCTTTAAGCAACACGTTTGGTTTTGGTGGACACAATGCTTCAGTAATTTTCAAATCATTTACTGAGTAA
- a CDS encoding hotdog domain-containing protein has translation MEQAIIRVRMSSHDAHYGGNLVDGAKMLQLFGDVATELLIRRDGDEGLFAGYESVEFLAPVYAGDYIEAVGEIIKEGNSSRKMKFEARKVIVPRTDISDSACDLLEEPIVTCRAIGTCVTPKASQRK, from the coding sequence ATGGAACAAGCAATTATTAGAGTACGCATGAGTTCACACGATGCTCATTATGGTGGAAATCTTGTTGATGGTGCTAAAATGCTTCAGCTTTTTGGTGATGTAGCTACTGAGCTATTGATTCGTCGTGATGGCGATGAGGGTTTGTTTGCAGGATACGAAAGCGTTGAATTTTTAGCTCCTGTTTATGCTGGCGATTACATTGAGGCAGTAGGTGAGATTATCAAAGAAGGTAACTCTAGCCGTAAGATGAAATTTGAAGCTCGTAAGGTTATCGTTCCTAGAACAGATATTTCTGATTCTGCTTGTGATTTGCTGGAAGAGCCAATCGTAACATGTCGTGCTATCGGAACTTGTGTGACGCCAAAAGCTAGCCAACGTAAATAA